The segment ATTGGTTTTGCAAAAGAGCTTTTAGAGACAAAAACTGAGTTTAAAAATGGTATTGCAGGTTATGTGTTTGAAAAAAATTACAAGAAGACATTAATAAAAATTTTTTAGCATACAACTGGCAAAGAGCTATACCTGCGTCAAAATTTATGCCTTTAAGAGGGAATTTATTAATATATGAAAGATATTGTTTTGCAAGTAAATTTATTAATGAAAATAGTAAGGTTTTAGAAGCACCTTGTGGTTTTGGGTATGGAGCTGCATATATAGCTAAATTTTCAAATAATGTAGAAGCAAGCGATATTGTAGGAGATAATATAAACTTTGCTAAAAGTGTATACCCTATTAGCAATATTAATTGGTGTACTAATGATGTGACAAAACTAAATTATAGTGAAAATGAGTTTGATATTTATATATCTTTTGAGGTATTTGAACATCTTTCACTAGATTCAATAGATAATTATCTTAAAGAAGCAGTTAGAGTTATAAAAAAAGGAGGAAAATTTATAATATCTACACCTAATAAATCAATGAGAGTAAATGTTAATAACCCATTTCATATAAAGGAATACACTTTTATTGAATTCAAAAATATATTGGAAAAATATTTTAAAGATATAGAGTATTATTCAATATTAAATTCTATGGTTATAAGTGGAGTGAATCCTTCCTCATATAGTCTGATTGCAGTATGCACAAAGTAAAAAACATGGAAAAGCTAGGGACGGTTAACATTTTTTAATTGTAAAATATATTAAAAAGTTGTTAACCGTCCCTAATTATTTTCCAAGTTATTTCGATTATATTTATTATATTAATTATATTATTTAATGAGTAAACATATTGAAAATGCAGTAAAACTGTAATTTATAAAAAGATTGAAAAGAAGTTTTATTATTTAGGGGGAGAACAAATGATAAAAAAATAAAGTTTTTATGTTATTCCTATTAACTTTAAGTATAAGTTTAATAGGAAACAAAAGTGCTTTAGCAAAAAATAATATGAATTTGAAAAGATTAGAGGGGTTAAATAGATATGAAACCTGCTCTAAGGTTGCTTCTGATGGCTGGAGTAAGTCTGATTATGCGGTTATATGTAATGGACAAGAGTTTCCAGATGCATTATCTTCAGCGCCTCTAGCTAAAAAGTATAATGCGCCTATACTACTTACTGAAAGTGGAAAGTTAACGGATTCTACTAAAGTGCAGCTACAAAAGCTTAAGGTTAAAAAGGTTTTTATAGTAGGAGGAGAAGGTGCTGTAAGCTTAAAGACTGAAAACACATTAAAAACTATGAAAATTAATATAGAGAGAATATGTGGAAAAGATAGATTTGAGACAAGTACCAATGTAGCAAAAAAGTTAACGGAAAAGGTATTTTTGTTGTATCAGGGCAGTACT is part of the Haloimpatiens sp. FM7315 genome and harbors:
- a CDS encoding cell wall-binding repeat-containing protein encodes the protein MNLKRLEGLNRYETCSKVASDGWSKSDYAVICNGQEFPDALSSAPLAKKYNAPILLTESGKLTDSTKVQLQKLKVKKVFIVGGEGAVSLKTENTLKTMKINIERICGKDRFETSTNVAKKLTEKVFLLYQGSTMKTP
- a CDS encoding class I SAM-dependent methyltransferase, yielding MPLRGNLLIYERYCFASKFINENSKVLEAPCGFGYGAAYIAKFSNNVEASDIVGDNINFAKSVYPISNINWCTNDVTKLNYSENEFDIYISFEVFEHLSLDSIDNYLKEAVRVIKKGGKFIISTPNKSMRVNVNNPFHIKEYTFIEFKNILEKYFKDIEYYSILNSMVISGVNPSSYSLIAVCTK